One stretch of Cydia pomonella isolate Wapato2018A chromosome 24, ilCydPomo1, whole genome shotgun sequence DNA includes these proteins:
- the LOC133531082 gene encoding uncharacterized protein LOC133531082 yields MPPKTKKAASTEPSTDDEQNGGDGEICEESAVTTAMADMTMFSTQNVQNIIETLQRSQTEALKELLQSVSSRTTSCTAQGQGTLTGCKTTFSGQPQESVEAFIDAVDAYSECAQVSDTNVLRGLAYLLKENAATWWQGVKQQITSWQQAKENLISAYGDRRPPHRIYIEIFSSPQQTENTDVFVARIRSLFARLPEGDISEKAQLDMTYGLLSSRIRKRLRREDVASFKELLRRARSVEDSFDEGERKQTPPQAANRAVTSNQRAPPASTTTARTGTSHASGAPAATAPPRAPQSSALAQPRTSPTPTQPAVAQGPGTGITTTVADASVKKQRPVCAYCRRFGHSKDQCRKLMNSGESTSNNNTANSANVRPISETSDISFYSVDFNSCNVASKNRTQNAYFSMSDTCSNLSLILHSNKVENGTTHHCYEYDVPRSNMIPACTTTATTGEKCLHSFVPKAVKNITCATNSLQTTNPHSCNEQFRCRGPLSSITVPTCSSNYSVISSEDARKCSMTDSREQNELYLTNGRNSILCVNNKNRPCNNNEYSPFASKCINPSNSGDVTEVDTFFGADCGKISDDELIYLYMTYVDGDCETVGRTTRPIFNIEILGVKGTGLVDTGAKRCVAGHTLYAILLRRNHPLRTITRNIKLADGVSRAMEVLVTVLEVRLEQEIVKIPFLIFPYATNNETLLGIDFLTAAGVDIDFLELVWCFSRNRTVQYKLCFEPTSPSVTCATTNVLRDDEGSHLTPAERQALAGVLTRHAHVFTPGGAPTPYAEHRIETGEHPPIAVPPYRLNPAKKELMKKEIDKMLKDDVIEECESAWSSPALMVPKANGEIRFCVDYRRLNAITKSDTYPMPRIDDLLQNTKRDCYMSTLDLRSSYWQVMLREADRDKSSFVCPLGTFRFKRMPFGLKNAPATFQRLIDRLRSCSALKDVTVLAYLDDLLVISEGYQRHLQDLEAVFKRLAEFNLHVNREKCAFARENVKYLGHVITQQGVSTDPDKVSAVLEMKEPGTLKHLRTFLQTCSWFRKFIPNFSKVSEPLTRLTRKNQVWIWGSEQTQAFLELKRLLTTAPILVQADFSRPFILRTDSSNYALGAVLLQGDGNEERPIEYASRLLNAAERNYSTTEREALAVVWAVERFRPYLDGQPVVIGSDHQPLRWLLSLKSPAGRLVRWALRLQAFDIRFEYTPGKANVVADTLSRPVCSGDSREDCGVCSVVVDLPTKNPAELRREQLADPEVEKIVKEVEGSNEVASRRWTERGYLMEQGVLYRYNPDSDSETPQLVIPISLRAEILKECHDSPVAGHPGVDRTYQKIAQLYYFTGMRRIITDYVKACIHCQRYKAINTKPPGLLQTPLMNQRNEVLAMDLFGPLPPGDQGERWIFLVEDTATRWTELYALKDATAEACAVILVEEYFMRFGLPRRVISDNGVQFISAVMRQCMAALGIKQNLAPLYHPEANPAERKNRDMKPMLAQLVEEDHTSWPRKLPVIRFALNSARCRTTGKSPAYLTFGREMRSPTEVIHDLRAILGKDNFVPQITPYLQSFLNSLSGIRERVEIQQDKAKEYADASRRPSEEFEVGDLVLLKSHLLSNTSKDVTAKFLPRRDGPYVITEKVSPTTYTIASTDQPDISLGRYHTQDLTRYRGNDGDTPRPLVPKRNRGRPPNTDRNDRVLVQERGRSPGLEGEHIANRVDDTNGQTSTAFKLPARASRGQLPARYTE; encoded by the coding sequence ATGCCGCCGAAAACGAAAAAAGCGGCTAGTACAGAGCCCAGCACCGACGACGAGCAAAATGGCGGTGATGGTGAGATCTGCGAAGAAAGCGCGGTAACTACGGCAATGGCCGATATGACTATGTTTTCGACTCAAAATGTGCAAAACATCATAGAGACGCTACAGCGATCGCAGACCGAAGCTCTGAAAGAATTATTACAGTCAGTATCGTCGCGTACTACGTCGTGTACAGCTCAAGGTCAAGGAACGTTAACGGGCTGCAAGACTACGTTCTCTGGTCAGCCGCAGGAGTCAGTGGAAGCATTTATTGACGCAGTAGACGCCTACAGTGAATGCGCACAGGTTTCTGATACAAATGTCCTGCGCGGTCTGGCATACCTTCTAAAAGAAAACGCGGCGACTTGGTGGCAGGGCGTGAAGCAGCAAATTACGTCATGGCAGCAGGCTAAAGAGAACCTTATAAGTGCCTACGGCGATCGCCGCCCGCCCCACCGCATATACATAGAAATATTTTCATCGCCACAGCAAACGGAAAACACCGACGTGTTTGTGGCGCGAATACGTTCCCTTTTCGCGCGGCTTCCCGAGGGAGATATTTCCGAAAAGGCGCAACTCGACATGACTTATGGACTCCTGAGCAGCAGGATAAGGAAGAGGCTACGGAGGGAGGACGTCGCAAGCTTTAAAGAGCTACTCCGCCGTGCACGAAGCGTGGAGGATTCCTTCGACGAGGGGGAGAGGAAACAAACACCGCCGCAGGCTGCAAACCGCGCGGTGACCTCGAACCAACGCGCGCCTCCTGCTTCGACAACCACGGCGCGTACGGGTACATCGCACGCCAGCGGCGCGCCAGCCGCGACCGCGCCGCCCCGGGCGCCGCAATCGTCCGCGCTCGCGCAGCCGCGCACGTCGCCGACGCCGACTCAACCGGCGGTCGCGCAAGGTCCCGGCACCGGTATCACCACCACCGTCGCTGACGCGTCTGTGAAGAAGCAGCGACCCGTTTGTGCGTACTGCCGAAGGTTCGGACACTCCAAAGACCAGTGCCGTAAGCTTATGAACTCAGGTGAGTCCACGTCTAATAATAACACTGCAAATAGTGCAAATGTGCGACCTATAAGTGAAACAAGTGATATTAGCTTTTATAGTGTCGATTTCAACTCGTGCAATGTCGCGTCTAAAAATAGAACACAAAATGCCTATTTTTCTATGAGTGACACATGCAGCAATTTGAGCCTTATTCTGCATAGTAATAAAGTCGAAAATGGCACTACTCATCATTGTTATGAATACGATGTACCTCGTAGCAATATGATTCCTGCATGTACCACCACAGCTACTACAGGCGAGAAATGTTTGCATTCTTTTGTACCTAAAGCCGTTAAAAATATTACGTGTGCTACCAATTCTTTGCAAACGACTAACCCTCATTCATGTAACGAACAATTTCGCTGCCGCGGACCGCTGAGTTCTATTACAGTTCCGACGTGTTCTAGTAATTATTCAGTAATATCAAGCGAAGACGCGCGAAAATGTTCGATGACGGATAGTCGTGAACAAAACGAGCTTTATTTAACAAACGGTCGTAACTCAATTTTGtgcgtaaataataaaaatcgtccctgtaataataatgaatacTCACCGTTTGCGTCAAAGTGTATTAACCCTTCAAATAGCGGGGATGTTACGGAAGTAGACACGTTTTTTGGCGCGGACTGTGGTAAGATTTCCGACGATGAGTTGATATACCTGTATATGACTTACGTTGATGGGGATTGCGAGACGGTGGGTAGAACGACAAGACCGATTTTTAATATAGAGATTTTAGGCGTGAAGGGCACTGGTTTGGTAGACACGGGTGCAAAGCGGTGCGTCGCGGGCCACACGCTCTATGCTATACTCTTGCGTCGAAACCACCCGCTCCGCACGATAACGCGCAACATTAAGCTGGCCGATGGGGTGTCGCGTGCGATGGAAGTACTAGTTACCGTATTAGAGGTGCGATTAGAACAGGAAATTGTTAAGATTCCATTCCTAATTTTCCCTTACGCGACTAACAATGAAACGTTGCTAGGCATTGATTTTCTTACTGCTGCTGGGGTAGATATTGATTTCCTCGAGTTAGTATGGTGTTTCAGTAGGAACCGCACGGTTCAGTATAAACTATGTTTCGAGCCTACTTCGCCCAGTGTAACCTGTGCTACCACAAACGTTCTTCGGGATGACGAGGGAAGTCATCTTACACCAGCTGAGCGTCAGGCGCTTGCTGGCGTCCTTACTAGGCACGCACACGTCTTCACACCAGGGGGAGCTCCAACCCCTTATGCTGAGCATCGGATAGAAACAGGTGAGCACCCTCCTATAGCAGTACCACCTTATCGACTCAATCCAGCCAAGAAAGAGCTGATGAAGAAGGAGATTGATAAGATGTTAAAAGACGACGTTATTGAAGAATGCGAGTCAGCTTGGAGTTCACCAGCTCTGATGGTGCCGAAGGCTAACGGTGAGATTCGTTTCTGCGTGGACTACCGTCGTTTGAATGCAATTACCAAGTCCGATACTTACCCGATGCCACGCATCGATGACTTGCTGCAGAATACGAAGCGAGATTGCTACATGAGCACCCTTGACCTTCGTTCATCGTACTGGCAGGTAATGTTAAGGGAGGCGGACAGGGATAAAAGCTCATTTGTGTGTCCTTTAGGCACCTTCCGCTTTAAGCGTATGCCGTTTGGCCTGAAGAATGCTCCAGCGACGTTCCAACGGCTGATCGACCGCCTACGTTCCTGCTCAGCATTAAAAGATGTAACTGTCTTAGCTTACTTAGACGACCTTCTGGTGATTTCAGAAGGTTATCAACGTCACTTACAAGACCTCGAAGCAGTTTTCAAACGCTTGGCCGAGTTCAACCTCCATGTCAATAGGGAGAAGTGCGCGTTCGCACGTGAAAACGTCAAGTACCTCGGCCACGTCATAACGCAACAAGGCGTTTCCACCGACCCAGATAAGGTGAGTGCTGTACTCGAGATGAAGGAACCAGGTACCTTGAAGCACCTGCGAACCTTTCTACAAACGTGCTCGTGGTTTAGGAAGTTTATACCAAACTTCTCGAAGGTTTCTGAACCACTGACACGCTTAACTAGGAAAAATCAAGTTTGGATCTGGGGATCTGAGCAGACCCAAGCATTCCTTGAGCTGAAGCGTCTTCTGACCACAGCTCCAATTCTGGTGCAAGCCGATTTCAGTCGTCCCTTTATTCTTCGGACAGATTCGAGTAATTACGCCCTAGGAGCGGTCTTATTGCAAGGGGACGGAAACGAAGAAAGGCCGATAGAATACGCCAGCCGACTTCTCAACGCAGCGGAGCGTAATTACTCTACAACGGAACGGGAAGCTCTCGCTGTGGTATGGGCGGTAGAGCGTTTCCGACCTTATCTTGACGGCCAGCCAGTCGTCATTGGCAGTGACCACCAGCCCCTCCGTTGGCTGCTGTCACTGAAGTCACCAGCAGGCAGGTTAGTACGTTGGGCCCTTAGACTCCAGGCCTTTGATATTCGTTTTGAATACACTCCCGGGAAGGCGAACGTGGTAGCCGACACGCTGAGTAGACCAGTCTGCTCCGGAGACTCTCGTGAGGACTGCGGAGTCTGCTCGGTTGTGGTTGACCTACCAACGAAAAACCCAGCAGAGTTGAGGCGCGAACAGCTCGCTGACCCCGAAGTGGAGAAGATTGTCAAAGAAGTCGAGGGTTCTAACGAGGTGGCATCTCGGCGATGGACAGAGCGCGGCTACTTGATGGAACAAGGGGTACTATACAGGTACAACCCCGATTCAGATAGCGAGACTCCACAGCTCGTTATACCCATTAGTCTCAGAGCAGAGATTCTGAAGGAGTGCCACGACTCGCCGGTAGCCGGACACCCTGGCGTCGATCGTACGTACCAGAAGATTGCCCAGCTGTACTACTTTACAGGTATGCGGAGAATAATCACTGATTATGTCAAAGCCTGCATACACTGTCAACGCTACAAAGCCATAAATACCAAGCCTCCAGGTCTTCTGCAAACACCGCTCATGAACCAGCGCAATGAAGTGCTGGCCATGGATTTATTCGGTCCATTGCCACCAGGAGACCAGGGGGAGAGGTGGATTTTCCTTGTCGAGGACACTGCTACCCGGTGGACAGAGCTATACGCACTTAAGGACGCCACCGCGGAAGCCTGTGCGGTGATTCTCGTCGAGGAGTATTTTATGCGTTTTGGTCTACCTCGTCGAGTCATTTCGGACAATGGTGTTCAATTCATATCCGCAGTTATGCGTCAGTGCATGGCAGCTCTAGGGATAAAACAGAATCTTGCCCCGTTATATCACCCAGAAGCTAACCCTGCGGAACGCAAGAACCGAGACATGAAACCGATGTTGGCACAGCTCGTGGAAGAAGACCACACTTCTTGGCCACGAAAATTACCGGTGATTCGGTTCGCCTTAAATAGTGCAAGATGCCGCACTACAGGGAAATCACCTGCTTATTTGACTTTCGGCAGGGAAATGCGGTCACCCACAGAGGTCATCCATGACCTTCGTGCTATCTTGGGTAAAGATAACTTTGTCCCACAGATAACTCCGTATCTCCAATCGTTTTTAAACTCGTTATCAGGGATTCGGGAACGTGTGGAGATCCAACAAGATAAAGCGAAGGAGTATGCCGATGCGTCGCGCCGACCTTCAGAGGAATTTGAGGTAGGTGACTTGGTCCTCCTTAAGTCGCATCTGCTCAGTAACACGTCCAAGGATGTAACTGCAAAGTTTCTCCCACGTCGCGATGGACCGTACGTCATAACAGAGAAGGTTAGCCCTACGACGTATACAATCGCTAGCACCGACCAACCTGATATTTCTCTCGGAAGATACCACACTCAGGACCTTACTCGTTACCGAGGTAACGACGGCGATACCCCAAGACCTCTTGTTCCTAAGAGGAATCGTGGACGTCCACCTAATACTGATAGGAATGATAGGGTACTAGTCCAGGAGCGGGGGCGTTCTCCAGGACTAGAGGGGGAGCATATAGCAAACCGCGTAGATGACACCAACGGTCAAACGTCTACCGCGTTCAAATTACCCGCGCGCGCCTCTCGCGGACAACTCCCGGCGCGCTACACGGAGTAG
- the LOC133530948 gene encoding probable deoxyhypusine synthase has translation MDRVIIEKDKVIAPDVALNAVLQPSQELPAETPIVTGYDWELGTDYNKLLESYVNSGFQATSFGKAVAEINKMLKCRSVALTEETSDPYEEDVFIKKKTNCTIFLGYTSNMISSGLRDTIKFLVKNKLVDCIVTTAGGVEEDFIKCLAPTYVGDFNLSGKSLRIRGINRIGNLLVPNENYCRFEEWVTPLLDEMLDEQIRDGTVWSPSRIIARLGERINDESSVCYWAWRNNIPIYSPALTDGSLGDMMYFHSYKRPGLVIDILGDLRRLNTMAVKANNTGMVILGGGVVKHHICNANLMRNGADFAVYVNTASEFDGSDAGARPDEAVSWGKIKPNATPVKLYADATLVFPLMVAQTFAKYHFKNKKNV, from the coding sequence atGGATCGAGTTATAATCGAGAAAGACAAGGTTATTGCTCCCGATGTGGCGTTAAATGCTGTGCTGCAACCCAGCCAAGAACTGCCCGCTGAGACTCCTATAGTGACCGGGTATGATTGGGAACTTGGTACAGACTACAATAAACTACTCGAGAGTTATGTAAACTCTGGTTTCCAAGCCACAAGCTTCGGAAAAGCTGTTGCAGAAATCAATAAAATGCTCAAATGTCGCTCAGTTGCCTTGACAGAAGAAACAAGCGATCCGTACGAAGAGGATGTATTTATCAAGAAAAAAACTAACTGCACTATATTCTTGGGCTACACTTCTAATATGATATCCTCCGGCTTGAGAGACACAATCAAATTTCTCgtgaaaaataaacttgttgaCTGCATTGTGACAACCGCTGGTGGTGTAGAGGAAGATTTCATCAAATGCCTCGCTCCTACTTATGTTGGTGACTTTAATTTGAGCGGGAAATCCTTAAGAATCCGCGGTATTAACCGAATCGGGAATCTCCTAGTACCTAATGAAAATTATTGCCGTTTTGAAGAGTGGGTCACTCCATTGTTGGATGAAATGCTTGATGAACAGATTAGAGATGGTACAGTGTGGTCACCATCTAGAATCATCGCAAGACTCGGTGAGAGGATTAATGATGAAAGCTCGGTTTGTTACTGGGCATGGCGAAATAATATTCCAATATACAGTCCAGCTCTAACAGATGGTTCTTTGGGTGATATGATGTATTTTCACTCTTACAAGCGGCCTGGTCTTGTAATTGATATTTTAGGGGACCTGAGAAGACTAAACACTATGGCAGTTAAGGCTAATAATACTGGCATGGTTATTCTTGGTGGTGGAGTTGTCAAACATCATATTTGTAATGCGAATTTAATGAGAAATGGAGCTGACTTTGCTGTATATGTTAATACAGCTAGCGAATTCGATGGAAGTGACGCTGGGGCCAGGCCAGATGAAGCGGTATCGTGGGGAAAAATTAAGCCTAATGCTACACCAGTGAAGTTGTATGCTGATGCTACTTTGGTATTTCCATTGATGGTTGCTCAGACATTTGCTAAGTatcatttcaaaaataaaaagaatgtGTAA